AGCACGCTGTGCACCCCGAGGTGCCCCACGCGCGGCCCGAAGTGCGGCCACTGCGGGTCGTCACTCAGCGACCCGGAACGCACCGTCCGGGCCTCGGCGGCGGCGGTGATGCAGGGACCCTCCTCGATGCTGTACTGAATCGCGTCGACCTGGCCCACGAACGGAGCGCTTGCCACGATCGTGTCGCTGCGCCCGGCCTCGATCATGGTCAGGCCCGCGCCGTCCGCACCGGGTATGGCTGCGACCGCGTACTCGGCGATCCTGGTCAACACGTCGGCCAGCTGCATCTGACCGGTCGCGAGCCGGGACAGCGCGGCCACGCTGGTTCGCAGATCGTCGTCCTCGCTGGCGGCCAGCATCTGGGTGGCTGCATCGGAGCCGGCAACGTCCGACCGACCAGCAGCGCTGTGCTGTAGCGGGTCCTGCACCGGGGTGTCGCCAGCGGCGCCCGGCGTGGTCTCATTCATGATCGTTCCTCGCGTCTGCCACCGGTTCCGGACGACTTGCCGCTGACGATACGCGCACCCGCTCAGGCGCCCGGCCCGCCGAATCGGGCAGGGCGCGCTAGACTCTGGGTGGTTGAGACCTCAGCCGGGTCCAGGGCAGAATTCTCGCCGGACGGCGGTTCTGTGAGCGGTAGCTCGACACTGGACGATGCACCGTGATCCACGATCGGATCACTAATGTCCAGCCTGCCCGACACCCTCCGAAGACGCGTTGCAACGCCGTCACCCCCCGTTCGCGAAGCACCGCTGGAACCAGCAAGCACGCCCGCGGAGCCGATCTCGGGGTTGGCGGTACGGCTCGACCGGTCCGAGCGGCGCGTGACCGTGAGCGGCGAACTCGACCTGGCCACCGTTCCCAGGCTGAACGACGTCATGAGCCTGCTCTTGCACGTCAACCCCGGCGACAGCACCATCGACGTCGCCGGCTTGAGCTTCATCGACGCAGCCGGCCTCAGCTGCCTGGTTGCCCAGTCAAAGCTGCTCGCCGCAGTCGGTGCGAAGATCAGCATCGTCGGCGCGATACCCCGGCTGCGCAGGGTATTCGACATCGTCAGCATCGGCGATCTGCTGCAGGCGCCCTGACCTGTCGCTCACCGGGCGACCAGCGGGCGCAGCACGTCGATCGCCCGGTCGAGGCCGTCGTCGTCGACGTCCAGGTGCGTGACCAGCCGCAGGAATCGCGGCCCGAGCGCGGACACCAGCACCCCATCGGCCGCCGCCTGCACCGCAACCCCCGCGGCGTCGGCGACGTCCAGCACGACGATGTTGGTGGGCACGGCGGCAGGATCGGCGCCGAGCGCCTCGGCCAGCCGACGGGCCCGGGCGTGGTCGTCGGCCAGCCGCGAGACATGGTGCCGCAGCGCGTACAGCCCGGCCGCGGCGATGATGCCGGCCTGCCGCATGCCCGCGCCGTACCGCTTGCGCCAGACGCGTGCCTCGGCGATCCGTGCGGCACTGGAGACCAGCACCGAACCGACCGGCGCGCCCAGCCCCTTGGACAGGCAGACGGAGACGGTGTCGAACGGCTCGGCGAGCTCGGCGAGTGGCGTACCGGTCGCGACGTGCGCGTTCCACAACCGGGCGCCGTCCAGGTGCAGGCCGAGGCCGTGCTCGCGCGCGAACGTCGCGACCGCCGCCACCTGCTCGGGCGGCTGCACGATGCCGCCACCGAAGTTGTGCGTGTTCTCGACGGCTATCGCGGCGGTGGACACCTGGTACGGGCCGGCGTCCGGGGCGGCCAGATCGGCGATCGCGTCGGCGTCCAGCACGCCGCGCTGCGCCCGCCAGGTGCGGAAGGTGATGCCGGAGAACACCGCGGCGGCGCCGAGCTCGGCGCGCGCGACGTGCGCGAGCGTGTCGCAGATCAGCTCTTGACCGGGCTGCACCAGCAGCCGGATTCCGAGTTGGTTGCCCAGCGATCCGGATGGCACGAACAGCGCCGCCTCGTGCCCGAGCAGGGCGGCGACCTCGGTCTCGAGCGCGGTGACCGTCGGGTCCTCGCCGTAGACGTCATCGCCCACCTCGGCGTCGGCCATCGCGGCGCGCATCGGCGGGGTCGGGCGCGTCACGGTGTCCGAACGCAGGTCGACGATCATGAGTTCTCCCGGCGCCGGCGATCGGCTACCAGTCGTTCGGCGACCCGGAACGCCAGCTCCAGTGACTGCTCGATGTTCAGCCGCGGGTCGCACGCGGTCTCGTAGCGGCGGCTCAGGTCGGCCGCGGTGAGCTCGGCGGTGCCGCCGATGCACTCGGTCACGTCGTCGCCGGTGAGCTCGACGTGCAGGCCGCCCGGGTGCGTCCCGAGTGCGGCGTGCACGTCGAAGAACCCGTCCACCTCGTCGATGATCCGGTCCAGGTGCCGGGTTTTCACACCGTCGGCGGTCTCCTCGGTGTTGCCGTGCATCGGGTCGCACTGCCACACCACCAGGTGCCCGGTCGAGCTCACCTTCTCGACGATCGCCGGCAGCAGGTCGCGGACCTTCGAGTTCGACATCCGGCTGATCAGGGTGAGCCGGCCGGGCGTGTTGTGCGGGTCGAGCCGCTCGACGAGCTCGGCCGCGAACTCCGGCGTCGTGGTCGGCCCGAGCTTGACACCGATCGGGTTCGCGATGCGCGAGACGAAGTCCAGGTGTGCGCCGTCCATCTGCCGGGTGCGCTCGCCGACCCAGACGAAGTGCCCGGACAGGTCGTAGGCGGCGGCCCGGCCGGCGGCGTCGGTCTCGATCCGGGTCAGCGCTCGCTCGTAGTCCAGGATCAGCGCCTCGTGACCGGCGTACAGCTCGACGCCCTCCAGCGCGGCGTCGTGGACCCCGCAGGCGCGCATGAACCGCACCGCGCGGTCGATCTCGGCAGCCAGCTTCTCGTAGCGGTAGCCGGTCTCGGTGCTGCGCGCGAACGCGGTGTTCCACGCGTGCACGCGGTCCAGGGCGGCCAGCCCCCCGCCGGCGTACGCGCGCAGCAGGTTCAGGGTCGAGGCGGCGGTCGAGTAGGCACGCAGGATGCGCTGCGGGTCAGGCGTCCGCTCGCCGTGCAGATCGTTCACCATGTCGCCGCGGTAGGACGGTAGCCCGCTGGCGTCCAGGTCTGACGAGCGCGGCTTGGCGTACTGACCGGCGATCCGGCCGAGTTTGACGACCGGAACCGATGCGCCGTAGGTGAGCACGACCGCCATCTGCAGCAGCACCCGCACCTTGCCGGCGATGTCGGCCTGCGAGGAGGTGGTGAACGTCTCGGCGCAGTCGCCGCCCTGCAGCAGGAACGCCTCGCCGCGCGCGACGGCACCGAGCCGCTCGCGCAACTGGTCCACCTCGGACGCGACCACGAGCGGCGGGGCGCCGGCCAGGCTCTCGGCCACGGCTCGCAGCGCATCGCGATCCGGCCAGTTCGGCTGCTGCGCTGCCGGCAACTCGCGCCACGCGTCCAGCCCGAGTTCGGCGGCGGTGGGCGTTGCGGAGTCGGGCACGGTGGTCACCGGACAAGCCTAGGCGGCGGGCGGAACCCGCTGTCAGAGGCCCGTCCGCCGAACGGGACCGTCAGCCGAACGGGACCGTCAGCCGAACGGGACCGTCCGCCGAACGGGAACGTCCGCCGAACGGGAACGTCAGCGGAACGGGGCCGTCAGCCGAAGAACACCTCGGCCTCGGCGTACCTGTTCGGGTCGACGATCTTGAGCTCGGTGGTCGCCTCGGCAAGCGGCACCCGGACGATGTCGGTACCGCGCAGCGCGACCATCTTGCCCCAGTCGCCGTCGTGGGCGGCGTCGACGGCGTTGAGCCCGAACCGCGTCGCGAGTACCCGGTCGAACGCCGACGGGGTGCCGCCGCGCTGGATGTGGCCGAGCACCGTGGTCCGGGCCTCCTTGCCGGTGCGCTGCTCGATCTGGGCGGCCAGCCACTCGCCGATGCCCCCGAGGCGGACGTGCCCGAACGCGTCCAGACCTTTCTCCAGCACCGCGGCTTCGCCGCCGTCGGGCGTCGCGCCCTCGGCGACCACCAGGATCGGCGCGTAGTGCGATTCGAAGCGGCTCTCGACGTACGCGCACACGCGATCGAGCGAGAACGGCTGCTCGGGGATGAGGATGACGTTGGCGCCGCCGGCCATGCCCGCGTGCAGCGCGATCCAGCCCGCGTGCCGGCCCATCACCTCGACGATCAGCGCCCGGTGGTGCGACTCGGCAGTGGTGTGCAGCCGGTCGATTGCCTCCATCGCGATGTTCACGGCGGTGTCGAAGCCGAAGGTGAAGTCGGTGGCGTTCAGGTCGTTGTCGATCGTCTTCGGGACGCCGATCACGTGCACGCCCAGCTCGTGCAGCCGGGTGGCCACGCCGAGGGTGTCCTCGCCACCGATCGCGATGAGCGCGTCCACACTGTTCGCCGCGAGGTTCTCCCGGATCCGGTCGATGCCGCTCGCGCCGGAGGCGGAGTCCTCGACCTTGAACGGGTTGGTCCGCGACGAGCCGAGGATGGTGCCGCCGCGAGGCAGGATGCCGCGGACGTCGGCGATGCCGAGCGGCATCGTGATGTTCTCCAGCGGCCCCTTCCAGCCGTCGCGGAACCCGACGAACTCGTGCCCGTACACGCCCACGCCCTTGCGGACGACGGCACGGATGACCGCGTTGAGTCCCGGGCAGTCGCCCCCACCCGTCAGCACACCGATTCGCATAGATCGTGACCCTAGCGCGATGAGTGGGTCAGCTCAGAGCCTGCCAGCGCGCGAGGTTGTGCCGCGCATCGGCGAGCGCGTCGTGCTGGTCCGCCGGCGCCGGCGGCAGCGGCGGCGACCCGGCGTCCTCCCAGCGCTGGCGCAACTCGTGGGTGAAGCGCGGGATCACCCGTGGCAGTGCCCGCATGTCGCCCCACAGCTGGGCGAGCACGACGTGGTCGTAGGACGCCATCCAGGCCCACAGCTCGATCGGCTCACCCGGGGCGGTGAGGAAGGCGAGCAGGTCGTCGCGGATTCGCTCGAGCGAGCGCCACGCCTTGTCCGCAGGCGGCGGCAGCTTGTCCAGCACGTGCTTGCGCACCCAGTCGATCGCGCGGGACGGGTCGAACTGGGTCGACACGGCGTAGAACTCGCGGCCGTCCTCGGCGACCACACCGATCGAGACCAGCTCGATGGTGCGGCCGTCCTCGATGAACTCGCAGTCGTAGAAGTACCGCACCGTGATCAGGAAGCGCGGCTGTCCGGCACGCGATCGCCGAGCTCGCGCACGGTGCGGGCTCCGAAGGCCTCCTGATCGAGCCCCTGCGACTTCTTCACCTTGGCCGCGTACTGGTCGACGTACTCCTGGCCGGACAGCTGCATCAGCTCGTACATGATCTCGTCGGTGATCGAGCGCTCGACGAACCGGTCGCCCGCCATGCCCTCGTAGCGGGAGAAGTCGAGCGGCTTGCCGAACCGGACCCCGGGGCGCGGCCGCAGTCGCGGGATGAGCCGCCCGGCCGGCTGGATGACGTCGGTGTTCACCATCGCGCACGGGATCACGACGGCGCCGGATTCCAGCGCCATCCGCGCCACACCCGTCTTGCCGCGGTACAGCCGCCCGTCCGGTGACCGGGTGCCCTCCGGGTAGATGCCGAGCAGCTTGCCCTCACGCAGCACCCG
This genomic stretch from Jatrophihabitans cynanchi harbors:
- a CDS encoding GAF and ANTAR domain-containing protein, giving the protein MNETTPGAAGDTPVQDPLQHSAAGRSDVAGSDAATQMLAASEDDDLRTSVAALSRLATGQMQLADVLTRIAEYAVAAIPGADGAGLTMIEAGRSDTIVASAPFVGQVDAIQYSIEEGPCITAAAEARTVRSGSLSDDPQWPHFGPRVGHLGVHSVLSIPLLTSDGVLGAMNVYAHRPGAFDTHAALIGELFAVPAAIAVQNAQVLAQTRRLAAQLQAALTSRSTIDQAMGIVMSRIGCGPDEAFDRLRQISQSENQKLHTVAQHIRDEAIRRARARHTEA
- a CDS encoding STAS domain-containing protein; translated protein: MSSLPDTLRRRVATPSPPVREAPLEPASTPAEPISGLAVRLDRSERRVTVSGELDLATVPRLNDVMSLLLHVNPGDSTIDVAGLSFIDAAGLSCLVAQSKLLAAVGAKISIVGAIPRLRRVFDIVSIGDLLQAP
- a CDS encoding threonine aldolase family protein, which codes for MIVDLRSDTVTRPTPPMRAAMADAEVGDDVYGEDPTVTALETEVAALLGHEAALFVPSGSLGNQLGIRLLVQPGQELICDTLAHVARAELGAAAVFSGITFRTWRAQRGVLDADAIADLAAPDAGPYQVSTAAIAVENTHNFGGGIVQPPEQVAAVATFAREHGLGLHLDGARLWNAHVATGTPLAELAEPFDTVSVCLSKGLGAPVGSVLVSSAARIAEARVWRKRYGAGMRQAGIIAAAGLYALRHHVSRLADDHARARRLAEALGADPAAVPTNIVVLDVADAAGVAVQAAADGVLVSALGPRFLRLVTHLDVDDDGLDRAIDVLRPLVAR
- a CDS encoding class II 3-deoxy-7-phosphoheptulonate synthase, which translates into the protein MTTVPDSATPTAAELGLDAWRELPAAQQPNWPDRDALRAVAESLAGAPPLVVASEVDQLRERLGAVARGEAFLLQGGDCAETFTTSSQADIAGKVRVLLQMAVVLTYGASVPVVKLGRIAGQYAKPRSSDLDASGLPSYRGDMVNDLHGERTPDPQRILRAYSTAASTLNLLRAYAGGGLAALDRVHAWNTAFARSTETGYRYEKLAAEIDRAVRFMRACGVHDAALEGVELYAGHEALILDYERALTRIETDAAGRAAAYDLSGHFVWVGERTRQMDGAHLDFVSRIANPIGVKLGPTTTPEFAAELVERLDPHNTPGRLTLISRMSNSKVRDLLPAIVEKVSSTGHLVVWQCDPMHGNTEETADGVKTRHLDRIIDEVDGFFDVHAALGTHPGGLHVELTGDDVTECIGGTAELTAADLSRRYETACDPRLNIEQSLELAFRVAERLVADRRRRENS
- a CDS encoding 6-phosphofructokinase codes for the protein MRIGVLTGGGDCPGLNAVIRAVVRKGVGVYGHEFVGFRDGWKGPLENITMPLGIADVRGILPRGGTILGSSRTNPFKVEDSASGASGIDRIRENLAANSVDALIAIGGEDTLGVATRLHELGVHVIGVPKTIDNDLNATDFTFGFDTAVNIAMEAIDRLHTTAESHHRALIVEVMGRHAGWIALHAGMAGGANVILIPEQPFSLDRVCAYVESRFESHYAPILVVAEGATPDGGEAAVLEKGLDAFGHVRLGGIGEWLAAQIEQRTGKEARTTVLGHIQRGGTPSAFDRVLATRFGLNAVDAAHDGDWGKMVALRGTDIVRVPLAEATTELKIVDPNRYAEAEVFFG
- a CDS encoding polyadenylate-specific 3'-exoribonuclease AS, with product MRYFYDCEFIEDGRTIELVSIGVVAEDGREFYAVSTQFDPSRAIDWVRKHVLDKLPPPADKAWRSLERIRDDLLAFLTAPGEPIELWAWMASYDHVVLAQLWGDMRALPRVIPRFTHELRQRWEDAGSPPLPPAPADQHDALADARHNLARWQALS
- a CDS encoding lysophospholipid acyltransferase family protein; the protein is MFYWLAKFVLLGPFLRGLWRPWTEGLENIPDDRPAILASNHLSFCDSFFMPVMVKRKVTFLAKAEYFTTPGIKGFFSRLFFAGVGQVPIDRSDSDASRAALNTGVRVLREGKLLGIYPEGTRSPDGRLYRGKTGVARMALESGAVVIPCAMVNTDVIQPAGRLIPRLRPRPGVRFGKPLDFSRYEGMAGDRFVERSITDEIMYELMQLSGQEYVDQYAAKVKKSQGLDQEAFGARTVRELGDRVPDSRAS